One part of the Dasypus novemcinctus isolate mDasNov1 chromosome 29, mDasNov1.1.hap2, whole genome shotgun sequence genome encodes these proteins:
- the ZFP42 gene encoding zinc finger protein 42 homolog: MSQQLKRQAKAGRWPAEWGQGLGQPGPGPAPRAEVQPPDRTGSGGQVPPEALLVGGEDAFPDCYLECIIRGEFYQPGVEGNPFLLESLECQKAPGQECSGQDCEDDSLQCSLKYVEKKVKPEAPQQMAAEASLEYSEYMTGKKLPPGGIPGIDLSDPKQLAEFARKKPRQAEDAAPEILLCPHSGCPKKLRDRAALRKHCLVHGPRDQVCAECGRAFREGSKLRRHFLVHTGERPFQCTYEGCGKRFSLDFNLRTHVRIHTGEKLFVCPFEGCIRRFVQSNNLKSHILTHSRAMASS, translated from the coding sequence ATGAGCCAGCAGCTGAAGAGGCAGGCAAAGGCCGGCCGCTggccagctgagtggggacagggCCTCGGCCAGCCCGGGCCAGGCCCGGCCCCGCGGGCGGAGGTGCAGCCCCCCGACAGGACCGGCAGTGGAGGACAGGTGCCCCCCGAGGCCCTGCTGGTGGGGGGCGAGGACGCCTTCCCTGACTGTTACTTGGAGTGCATcatcagaggtgaattctaccagccGGGGGTGGAGGGGAACCCGTTTCTTCTGGAGTCCCTGGAATGCCAGAAGGCGCCTGGCCAAGAGTGTTCTGGACAGGATTGTGAGGACGACTCGCTTCAGTGTTCCCTGAAATACGTGGAAAAGAAGGTGAAGCCAGAGGCGCCCCAGCAGATGGCCGCAGAGGCTTCTCTCGAGTACTCGGAGTACATGACGGGCAAGAAGCTGCCTCCCGGAGGGATCCCCGGAATTGACTTGTCGGATCCCAAGCAGCTGGCGGAATTTGCCAGAAAGAAGCCAAGGCAAGCTGAGGACGCTGCGCCCGAAATCCTCCTCTGTCCTCACAGCGGCTGCCCCAAGAAGCTGAGGGACAGAGCCGCCCTGAGGAAGCACTGCCTGGTCCACGGCCCCCGGGACCAGGTGTGCGCCGAGTGCGGGCGCGCCTTCCGCGAGGGCTCCAAGCTCAGGAGGCATTTCCTGGTGCACACCGGGGAGCGGCCCTTCCAGTGCACGTACGAGGGGTGTGGAAAACGCTTCTCCCTGGACTTCAACCTGCGCACGCACGTGCGGATCCACACCGGGGAGAAGCTGTTCGTCTGCCCCTTCGAAGGGTGCATCCGGAGGTTTGTCCAGTCAAATAACCTGAAATCGCACATACTGACGCATTCCAGGGCCATGGCGAGTAGCTGA